The sequence below is a genomic window from Sphingobium sp. EP60837.
CCATGCACTCACCCGTCGATACGACCCTTCGACAAGCTCAGGGTCCGCTCAGGGCGAACGGAGGTTTGAGTTACCCCCCATGCCAGACATTCGCCAGATGGCGCGGCGGGCGGCCCGGTGCAAGGAGGATCACGTCGATCCGCATGTCGTCACCGGGCTTGGCAAGGTCATAGAAGAGCATTTCGGCCGCCGCGGCGACGCGCGAAGGCGGCGTTCGTCGATGGCGAGGTCGAGATCGGTGCCGGTCGCGCGGGCCTTGACCTCCACGAAGGCGAGCATGGAGCCGCGCCGGGCGACGAGGTCCACTTCGCCCGCAGGCGTGCGCAGGCGGCGGCCGACGATCTGCCAGCCCTTTAGCCGCAGCCACCAGCCCGCAAGGCGCTCCGCTTGGCGTCCGCGCTTTTCCGCCTGCTGACGCTTCACCCCTTGAGCTCCATGGCGCGGGTGTAAAGGGCGCGGCGGTCGAGGCCGAGCTTCTTCGCAACTTCGCCGGCGGCCTTGGAGACGGGCAGGCGCTCCATGGCTTCGATTAGGGCAGCGTCGGCGTCTTCGGCGCTGGCCCGGGGCGCTTCGCCGGGCGGGCCGACTATGACGACGATCTCACCTTTGGGGGGTGCGTCGGCATAGCGGGCGGAGAGTTCCGACAGGGTTCCGGTCTGCGTTTCCTCGAACGCCTTGCTGATCTCTCGCGATACGGCGGCTTCGCGATCGCCCAACCCTTCAGCCATGGCGGCAAGGCTTTCGGAAAGGCGCGGGCCGCTTTCGTAGAAGATGAGCGTTGCGCGCAGGGCGGCGACTTCGGCGAAGGTGTCGGCGCGCGCCTTCTGCTTGGCAGGCGGGAAGCCCATGAAGAGGAAGCGGTCGGTGGGAAGACCTGAAAGCGTGAGCGCGGCGATGGCGGCGCTGGGGCCGGGAAGCGTTATGATCCTGCGCCCGGCGGCGCGGGCGTCACGGACCAGCTTGTAGCCCGGATCTGATATGAGCGGCGTTCCGGCGTCGGAGAGAAGCGCGACCGATTCGCTCGCCATCCGCTCGATCAGGCGCAGGCGGACCCCTTCCGCGCTATGGTCGTGATAGGGGACCATCGGTCGATCCGAGCCCGCGTGGCGCAACAGACGTGCGCTGACCCGTGTATCTTCCACGGCAACCACATCGGCAAGGCGCAGGACTTCCGCCGCGCGAGGGCTAAGGTCTCCAAGGTTGCCGATCGGCCCCGCAACGATGTAAAGCCCGGGTTCCAGCCCAGAAGATTGAGTTTCCATAAGGACGCCAGATGACAGAGACGGATGCCCTCCGGCAAGCGGACATGTTCGCGGCCCTGAAACGCGGTGCACGCATTTTGTTCGCGGCGACCGCGTTGCTGGCCGCAGCCTGTCAAACGGTCGTGCCGCGCGGCCCCAGACCGGCACCCGGCGAACCTGTGCCCAGCAGCCCCGACGTAACCCAAGGGCTGCCCACCGACTCGATGCGGCATCGCGTCGCGCTGCTGGTGCCGCTAAGCGGGCCCAATGCAGGCGTCGGCCAATCGATCGCAAATGCGACGACGCTGGCGCTGCTGGACACCAGGGCGGACCGGGTGCGCATCACCACCTATGACACAGGGCTCGGCGCGGCGGCTGCGGTCAACAAGGCGCTGGCCGAGGGCAATCGTTTGATCCTGGGTCCACTTCTGGCGGAGGATGCGCGGATCATCGGCCCTATCGCATCGCGCGCGAATGTGCCGGTGATCAGCTTTTCCAATGATGTGAGCGTCGCCGGGAACGGCGTTTATATCATGGGCTACAATCCCAACCAGTCGATCGAGCGGGTCGTGGAGTTCGCGCGGGGAAAGGGTCTGTCGAAATTCGGCGCCCTGGTGCCCAAGGGCGTCTATGGCGAGCGGTCCGGCACGGCGCTGCTGCGCGCGGTGGAGCAGACGGGCGGCACGGTGGTGTCGATGCAGACCTTCGACAGGTCGGCGGCGTCGATAACGGCGGCGGTGAAGAAGCTGCAGGCATCGTCCAGCTATGACGCGCTACTGATCGCGGATAGCGGCCGCGTAGCGTTGCAGATCGCGCCGATCGTGCGGAAAAATGGCGGTGCGGGTGCGCGGCTGTTGGGAACAGAACTATGGAATACCGACAATAGCCTCGCGGCGAGCCCGGTGCTGCGCGGCGCGTGGTTCGCCAGCGTGTCGGACGGGCTCTATGGCCAACTCGCGGGCAAATATCGCGCGCGCTACGGCAGCTCGCCTTTCCGACTGTCGGCGCTTGGCTATGACGCGGTGCTGCTGACAGTGCGAATCGCACGCGATTGGAAGCCTGGCACGACGTTCCCGGCGGCGAGGCTGCGCGATCCGGGCGGCTTCTCGGGGATCGACGGCGCGTTCCGGTTCGGGCGCAGTGGCGTGGCCGAACGGGCGCTGGAGGTGTCGGAGGTTGGCGCTGGGACCTATACGGTCGTGGCGGCGGCGCCCAAGGCATTTAGCGAGTAGGAACTCTTTCTCCGCTCGGACGGAGCCTGTCGAGGCCCCCCTTTCTTTTGGGAAAAGTGGCGCACTTCGACAGGCTCAGGACGAACGAGATAGTGCTAGTCCTTGATCCGTCCCGTCGGCAGGATCAGGGGCAAGTCGCGATCCGGTTCGATGCAAGCGGAAATGCCATAAACCTCGGCGAGGCTTTGCTCGGTCAACACCTCCAGCGGCGCGCCATCGGCCACGAGCTTGCCCTTGTCCATCAGCAGCAGGCGGTCGCAATACCGTGCGGCCATCCCGAGATCATGGAGCACCGTGACGACCAGGGATCCCGCGCTTGCTTCAGCCTTCAACAGGTCCATGACATCGATCTGATGCCCCGGATCGAGCGCGGCGAGCGGTTCATCGGCGATCAGGCCGGGCGCACCGACCGCGAGCGCGCGGGCAAGGAGGACGCGAGCGCGTTCGCCGCCTGACAATTCGGTGGCCACACGGCCTTTCAAATGAAGGACGTCGGCGCGGGCGAGAGCGGCATCGACCAACGCTTCGTCGTGGGGAGACAGGCGGGAGAGCGGCCCGAGATGAGGCATGCG
It includes:
- the rsmI gene encoding 16S rRNA (cytidine(1402)-2'-O)-methyltransferase, encoding METQSSGLEPGLYIVAGPIGNLGDLSPRAAEVLRLADVVAVEDTRVSARLLRHAGSDRPMVPYHDHSAEGVRLRLIERMASESVALLSDAGTPLISDPGYKLVRDARAAGRRIITLPGPSAAIAALTLSGLPTDRFLFMGFPPAKQKARADTFAEVAALRATLIFYESGPRLSESLAAMAEGLGDREAAVSREISKAFEETQTGTLSELSARYADAPPKGEIVVIVGPPGEAPRASAEDADAALIEAMERLPVSKAAGEVAKKLGLDRRALYTRAMELKG
- a CDS encoding penicillin-binding protein activator, with amino-acid sequence MTETDALRQADMFAALKRGARILFAATALLAAACQTVVPRGPRPAPGEPVPSSPDVTQGLPTDSMRHRVALLVPLSGPNAGVGQSIANATTLALLDTRADRVRITTYDTGLGAAAAVNKALAEGNRLILGPLLAEDARIIGPIASRANVPVISFSNDVSVAGNGVYIMGYNPNQSIERVVEFARGKGLSKFGALVPKGVYGERSGTALLRAVEQTGGTVVSMQTFDRSAASITAAVKKLQASSSYDALLIADSGRVALQIAPIVRKNGGAGARLLGTELWNTDNSLAASPVLRGAWFASVSDGLYGQLAGKYRARYGSSPFRLSALGYDAVLLTVRIARDWKPGTTFPAARLRDPGGFSGIDGAFRFGRSGVAERALEVSEVGAGTYTVVAAAPKAFSE
- a CDS encoding ABC transporter ATP-binding protein, translating into MVTIRAQDISVRLGRHPAVDGVTLALEPGQLVGIIGPNGAGKSTLIRALLGLTKLVGGEIEIDGSPAARLSRQEIARRIAYLPQGQTLHWPLLVERLVALGRMPHLGPLSRLSPHDEALVDAALARADVLHLKGRVATELSGGERARVLLARALAVGAPGLIADEPLAALDPGHQIDVMDLLKAEASAGSLVVTVLHDLGMAARYCDRLLLMDKGKLVADGAPLEVLTEQSLAEVYGISACIEPDRDLPLILPTGRIKD